One Argentina anserina chromosome 6, drPotAnse1.1, whole genome shotgun sequence genomic window, CTGGAGGATTAACACGGTCTGGTACAACAATCCCGATGCCAGCAAAATATTCTTCAACTTTCTTTACAGATCCATGAAATACAGTTAGACCACCTTTGGCTAGAAGaatgaaatcatcaaacaTCCTGAATAAGGCATAGCTGTCACCCCACCAAAATCAAACAATCAGAACATTAGATCCAGAACATCAATTGAGAGAAATAATTAATGCATAATAATAATGGCCTCTTTGCTAACGGCTGACAACATACTGTTCCAAGTGTTCACCAGAACTTTTGCAGAGAAAGATATGGCAGTAGTtaatttcatttcttctttaCCCATATTTCCAGATACCATATATGTACATTCGTTAGTGATTGCAACTTAATCAATCATCACCAATTGTTAACTAACACATATCAGCTTAACATCATGTGATCAGAAAAATGTGGTCTCTAAAGCATTACTCATGTGATGGAATTTTGAGGCGAGATGTTTACCTCGGCTGGTGAAGTACCATACAGATGTTTACCCCTTCACGAGCTTCACGTCGAAGGGCTTTAAGAAGTAACTGGGAAGATGCACTATCCAAACCTGTGGTAGGCTCATCCAAGATGAGTAATGAAGGTTCCATGACCATCTCTAGGCCAACATTAACTCGTTTCCTTTGCCCTCCAGAGATTCCTCGCTTCTCCACAGTACCAACCAGGGAATCTCTCACAGCACCAAGTCCTAGAGCCTCAATAACTCTTTCAACAACCAGGACTTTATCAGGTTTTGGCATGTTGGCAGACAGTCTGCATTATCAAGGTGACCACCAACAAGGGTTGATAGTTATCAGAGTGAAGCAAAGAATATCATTGATTGACACAAAAATTAATGGTGAAAttattcctcttttttttttcttcttataaGCAATGAtggaattattattttttgaagaTATGAATCACATACCTGCACCTTGCACTAAACCGAAGATTCTCCTCGACAGTCAAGTTTCCATGCACAATATCATCTTGCGGCACAAAGCCAATGATTCTTTTGTAAGCAGTCATTGGTTCAGCTTTCCCATTTATTAGAATTGAACCTGTGACAGTGCATCCATGTACTTTTCCTGATAATGCAGAAAGAAATGTTGTTTTCCCCGCTCCTGAAGGACCCATGACTGCTGAAACTCGACCAGGATACAGTTTCCCAGTAACACACCTCAAAAGATttttatcttttcctttcagaGTCAGAGTTAAATCTTTAAAATCTACTTCAATCACAGGGCGAGTCTTTACCTCAGTTTCTTTCGCCATTTGAATTAAGCCTGTAAAGGTCAAGTTCTTGCTTTCTTGTTGCATAGCTTTCTCTTTCTCGAGTTGACCATATGCATACTTAAAAATTTGACTGTGAGTATGCAAATTTTTAACTTTGGGGGCTTGctttttgatatttttatcACCAATCTGAAGATCAAAGCCTTCAGTGCTATGCGGATCATCCTCTAGGGATTGCATCATTTTTGTAAGGTTGCTTGGTTCCTTATTCTTTGCTTTTGAACCTGCTGATGACTGCTCAGAGGAGCTTAATGTACCAGGTATCACAGACGGTGTTGAAGTATTCTCTGTACTTGGTTTAAATTGACCTGAAAACTTTAGAGGCTCTGAATTCCTTGTAGATTTTTTGCGAGAAAATGTGCGAGACATCTGCTCAGTCAACGCCCCCAATTTATGCTTCTTAAGGCCATCTTTTGCAGATTTCCATCTTTCACGTGCTTGTGCAGTTTCTCGTGCATGTCTTGCTGCAGCTTCCCTAGACTTAGCTGCTTTTCTTTCTCGAATGAGCAGAACTTGATCAGAGCAGTTATAAATTATGAGCAATATAAAACTCAGTGCAACCTGGAGAGACAAGGTACAGTGTCTGATTAATCATGTACAAATGTCTTGTCTGTGTTTATaccaaaataataaataatttgcTACATGTATGTaggttttgtgtgtgtgtgtgtgtggagagagagagagagagagagagagagagagagaatctcCACAAATATGGGAAGAATCAAGTTGTGAAGAACATAAACTTGGGATTTTTGGGAGATTGTGTTACTGATGTCATGATGTATGCTactgattttctttttttgcttgcattttctttgaaaatgaaaaataaagctTTCAAATAATTACAAGAAATGCCTAGTTGAATATTATCCAGGAAAAAAATGGTACAAAAGTCATTAAACATCTCTTATGATTGAGAGGGATAAGCAAGCTATAACAATGTGTTATATTATAATCAAGGACTTGATTCAACAGCAAAACCAAGGCCGATACCTTCATAAGATTAAGCAATATACTCACAAATAGCATTATAGCTGTGTTTCAAACTTTCATCTATCCAACAGATAGAAGAACACTTACAACAAGGAAGATCCCGTATGCATGAATCTTTTGATTTGCAGTTCCTTTACCACAGGCAGTCAACTTCAGGCATGCTGCAAAACGGTTGGTGCAAACAAATGTTACATCAATTATCTACCGAAACCTTAAAATTAGAATTATTAAGCAAAACCATTCCAGCGCACAGAATTAGAGAGAAACAATACAAGCTAAGAAATACAGGTTGTAGAAGAGTAGAAGTGGATATGAGTGCttgaaattatataatttactGTTGCTGTATTCAAGAGAAGTATGAATGGAAAAGACTTGGAATATAGCAAAACTTACGTCTTTGACTAGTGGAACCCATCCTGCAGTAAAATCTGAAATTGAGAAGACAAAACGAGTAAATACTGATACTGAGGACATCAGAACAAGTTGCCTATTCTCTCAAATCATGAAACAAGACAATGGAGTCCATTTATTTCATAACGATTGTAAGTTCATGCTTTATCATCTTGCAGCAAGTAGCAGCTGAAGATGCAAGTTATTTAAGTTATGGGATGAGAATCAATACCCACTACTGCAAGTGTATTTCTTTATGGTAGTGGGGCAGTATGATCCAGGTGAACAAAATAAATCAGTTTTAGTTGCATCAGTCCAAACATCTGCACCGCCACAAGTATGATTTGGATCTCCAGCTGGTACTTGGTAGGTATAACTGCAAAATTAATCCAGCAATAAACATTGTTTCATAGTACAAACCATATGGACATGGGATAAAGAAGCATTAGAAGATTAGCTAGGATATGAACTCACGGGTCACATAATCCACTCGTTTTGTTTAGTTTTCCACGGGGACAGTATGCACCTTTAGGACAAgcttcataaaaaataaaaagagttATTAGATTTCATTGATATCATCATATACAACATCTGCAGCTCTGATAAGAAAATGTATAACTTGACTTAGAATTCCCGAAAGTTCCAAGTAATACAAAGTAAGACAACAAAATGGCATGAAAAGTTCTGTCTTTCTTTTGCTCGGTAAACAGGACTTGTAACTTGTGAGAGCATCAAATGTTATGATATACTTCAGTTTTGGCCCTAAACAAGCATCACTGCCATCACATAAATGGTGCCAGACATAGGCATGTGAACACAACCTTGTAGAAGCGAGGATTTTAATGATAATCCGATCTAAGATTTCAATAAGCATGAAAACTAAAACAATGACAGTTAACTAACTACAAACGAAAGCAATATGCATCACCTAATAGTACTAACAAGTTGCAAAACAAAAGTATTGACAAATACTAACAACAAGAGAACTATGTCAATCAATCCATACTTACGCATCATGCAAGTGATGCCCTCAGGGCAGAAGAAGCCTTCACAACAAGGCTGACAATCCGAAGTTCGTGCAGGAATGCGTGAAGCTCTGAGGTCAACCTTGCCCTCACCATCGAGACTACAACCCCAACCAGGTTCGCATCCGCTTTCCCAATTGGTCAAATTGCAATTCAGGTTTGGTTTCAGATAGCTCGAATGTTGCGGTGTCCCAATGTTAGTAAAACTCGAAAAATAGTACTTAATTTCTGCTGCTGTACATATTCGGTAACCGATATCTCCTATTACAATCAAATCTGTCATGAGCAATGGGCACATACAAGAGATATATACAAACGCatttgaaaaggaaaaaacaaatgcttgGGAATTGACTAAAGCACATACTTTTCGAGTTTTTGATACAGTTAGAAATGAATTCGACGTTCCCTGTATAATTGAAAGCTCCATCCCAATCCGCTCTCCTGACATACAAGAAACCTTGAGAAAAAACCGATGACACTAAACAATGCATGgcgaaagaagaagaagaagaagaagaagaagggggGTTGGGGTATTAATATAACTCACCAATCCTTAATGCAGTAACCCATTATACCCTTAACGTCACTGCTTAGATACTTAGTGAGCTCTGAAAGCTTGGATTCCACGAGCCGAGTAAGAACAGCCGGGCTTTGGTTATTATCCATATCATCATCGCCCTGGCATAAAAAGCaaggcagcagcagcaacaagcTCAAAACGACGATGAACACGACATGGGGAAACCAACAGGCTTTGATCCTCACTCTGCAGCTCCCCATATCACATATTCTCCTATACCAACACCATCCAAAGCTTGTATTCAAATTTCCAGCCACGTCCTCGTACTCGTTGCCTTAACGGCACCCAATATATAACGCAACAAACTGCGAGAAATAACAAGCTGGAGTAATGAAACAACGAACTGATGGAATGAGGCCTTTGATAGGGCAATGGCAATGCAGACGGCGGGGCGCAGTGTTGGCCGGACAATGCAGGATGAATGTGTAAGGCGAAAACACGGCGAGGGGTCGGAGGAGGGCGACAGGAGGTGGGAGAGAGGGGAGGGTTTGGGTTCTGAAGGAGGGCCGGGATTTAGGGGGGTGTGAAGAAAAGGCGGGGAGGAATGTGCGGCCATATTTTGGAAGTTGAAGAGGGAGAGT contains:
- the LOC126796653 gene encoding putative white-brown complex homolog protein 30 isoform X2; the encoded protein is MGYCIKDWRADWDGAFNYTGNVEFISNCIKNSKRDIGYRICTAAEIKYYFSSFTNIGTPQHSSYLKPNLNCNLTNWESGCEPGWGCSLDGEGKVDLRASRIPARTSDCQPCCEGFFCPEGITCMMPCPKGAYCPRGKLNKTSGLCDPYTYQVPAGDPNHTCGGADVWTDATKTDLFCSPGSYCPTTIKKYTCSSGFYCRMGSTSQRPCLKLTACGKGTANQKIHAYGIFLVVALSFILLIIYNCSDQVLLIRERKAAKSREAAARHARETAQARERWKSAKDGLKKHKLGALTEQMSRTFSRKKSTRNSEPLKFSAGSKAKNKEPSNLTKMMQSLEDDPHSTEGFDLQIGDKNIKKQAPKVKNLHTHSQIFKYAYGQLEKEKAMQQESKNLTFTGLIQMAKETEVKTRPVIEVDFKDLTLTLKGKDKNLLRCVTGKLYPGRVSAVMGPSGAGKTTFLSALSGKVHGCTVTGSILINGKAEPMTAYKRIIGFVPQDDIVHGNLTVEENLRFSARCRLSANMPKPDKVLVVERVIEALGLGAVRDSLVGTVEKRGISGGQRKRVNVGLEMVMEPSLLILDEPTTGLDSASSQLLLKALRREAREGVNICMVLHQPSYALFRMFDDFILLAKGGLTVFHGSVKKVEEYFAGIGIVVPDRVNPPDHFIDILEGIVKPDTGVTHEQLPVRWMLHNGYPVPQDMMHHLDGIAASSAGPKPVMKRDQSFAGDLWRDVKTNVEVKKDHLRHNFLVSKDLSDRVTPGIARQYRYYLGRVGKQRLRDAQMLAADYLILLLAGAILGIFSKMNDDSFGANGYTYTVIAVSLLCKISALRTFSLDKLHYWRESASGISCLAHFLSKDTLDHFNTVIKPLVYLSTFYFFSNPRSSFQDNYIILLCLVYCVTGIAYAFAIYLDPSPAQLWSVLLPVVMTLVANQAKDSQVAGAVARFCYTKWALEAFVVANADRYSGVWLISRCTTLYKKGYDVNDWMLCLIILMVIGLFSRIMAFILLLITQKR
- the LOC126796653 gene encoding putative white-brown complex homolog protein 30 isoform X1 — encoded protein: MGSCRVRIKACWFPHVVFIVVLSLLLLLPCFLCQGDDDMDNNQSPAVLTRLVESKLSELTKYLSSDVKGIMGYCIKDWRADWDGAFNYTGNVEFISNCIKNSKRDIGYRICTAAEIKYYFSSFTNIGTPQHSSYLKPNLNCNLTNWESGCEPGWGCSLDGEGKVDLRASRIPARTSDCQPCCEGFFCPEGITCMMPCPKGAYCPRGKLNKTSGLCDPYTYQVPAGDPNHTCGGADVWTDATKTDLFCSPGSYCPTTIKKYTCSSGFYCRMGSTSQRPCLKLTACGKGTANQKIHAYGIFLVVALSFILLIIYNCSDQVLLIRERKAAKSREAAARHARETAQARERWKSAKDGLKKHKLGALTEQMSRTFSRKKSTRNSEPLKFSGQFKPSTENTSTPSVIPGTLSSSEQSSAGSKAKNKEPSNLTKMMQSLEDDPHSTEGFDLQIGDKNIKKQAPKVKNLHTHSQIFKYAYGQLEKEKAMQQESKNLTFTGLIQMAKETEVKTRPVIEVDFKDLTLTLKGKDKNLLRCVTGKLYPGRVSAVMGPSGAGKTTFLSALSGKVHGCTVTGSILINGKAEPMTAYKRIIGFVPQDDIVHGNLTVEENLRFSARCRLSANMPKPDKVLVVERVIEALGLGAVRDSLVGTVEKRGISGGQRKRVNVGLEMVMEPSLLILDEPTTGLDSASSQLLLKALRREAREGVNICMVLHQPSYALFRMFDDFILLAKGGLTVFHGSVKKVEEYFAGIGIVVPDRVNPPDHFIDILEGIVKPDTGVTHEQLPVRWMLHNGYPVPQDMMHHLDGIAASSAGPKPVMKRDQSFAGDLWRDVKTNVEVKKDHLRHNFLVSKDLSDRVTPGIARQYRYYLGRVGKQRLRDAQMLAADYLILLLAGAILGIFSKMNDDSFGANGYTYTVIAVSLLCKISALRTFSLDKLHYWRESASGISCLAHFLSKDTLDHFNTVIKPLVYLSTFYFFSNPRSSFQDNYIILLCLVYCVTGIAYAFAIYLDPSPAQLWSVLLPVVMTLVANQAKDSQVAGAVARFCYTKWALEAFVVANADRYSGVWLISRCTTLYKKGYDVNDWMLCLIILMVIGLFSRIMAFILLLITQKR